A part of Mycolicibacterium sp. TUM20985 genomic DNA contains:
- a CDS encoding polysaccharide deacetylase family protein — protein MRKRPHSSWTYWRVVIGVCAGVVIVVVGGLTGHVRITTPAEAAEDVDCAVVRCVALTFDDGPSPYTDRLLQVLKDNDAKATFFQIGNKVAANPAGAKRVVEAGMELGSHTWEHPNMTTIPPEDIAAQFSKASDAIEAATGQRPTLVRTAGGLIDERVLAEAGNQGLADINWDVIPFDWANDANTAATRYMLMTQIKPNSVVLFHDTYSSTVDLVEQFLPVLKANGYHMVTVTQMLGPRAPGTTYGTRDNGPPANQLLDIPPADIPSLPNTPSPPPMPNLPITDIPDQNSGGPNNGA, from the coding sequence GTGCGTAAGCGGCCACACTCGTCCTGGACGTACTGGCGCGTCGTCATCGGCGTCTGTGCGGGCGTTGTCATCGTCGTCGTGGGCGGCTTGACCGGACACGTCCGGATCACCACTCCCGCCGAAGCGGCCGAGGACGTCGACTGTGCAGTGGTCAGGTGCGTGGCGCTGACGTTCGACGACGGACCGAGCCCATACACCGACCGCTTGCTGCAGGTCTTGAAGGACAACGACGCGAAGGCGACGTTCTTCCAGATCGGCAACAAGGTCGCGGCCAACCCCGCGGGTGCCAAGCGCGTGGTCGAGGCGGGCATGGAGCTGGGCAGCCACACCTGGGAACACCCCAACATGACGACGATCCCGCCCGAGGACATCGCCGCGCAGTTCAGCAAGGCCAGCGATGCAATCGAGGCGGCGACGGGTCAGCGTCCCACCTTGGTGCGCACCGCCGGCGGTCTGATCGACGAGCGGGTGCTTGCCGAGGCAGGCAACCAGGGGTTGGCCGACATCAACTGGGACGTCATCCCGTTCGACTGGGCCAACGACGCCAACACGGCTGCCACCCGCTACATGCTGATGACCCAGATCAAGCCGAACTCCGTGGTGTTGTTCCACGACACGTACTCGTCGACCGTCGATCTGGTCGAGCAGTTCCTTCCGGTGTTGAAGGCCAACGGGTATCACATGGTGACCGTGACGCAGATGCTCGGGCCGCGGGCGCCGGGCACCACGTATGGCACCCGAGACAACGGTCCGCCGGCCAACCAACTCCTCGACATTCCGCCCGCCGACATCCCGTCGCTGCCGAACACCCCGTCGCCTCCGCCGATGCCCAATCTTCCGATCACCGACATCCCGGACCAGAACTCCGGTGGTCCCAACAATGGGGCGTGA
- a CDS encoding acyl-ACP desaturase, which produces MADKPVANALTLELEPVVEQNLSRHIATEELWYAHDYVPFEKGENFAFLGGKDWDPSSVTLPKPVTDALEILLITKDNLAGYHRELVEHFILDDKWGRWLGRWTAEEHLHAVALRNYLVVTREIDPAANEDVRVEHVMKGYRADSLSQIETLVFMAFFERAHAVFCRNLATQIPEPVLQKMVGRIAKDEERHEEFFANLVAHCLTTQRDETIAAITSRATALEPVGADIDAYQDKVRVVAEAGIFDDAALRKVISDRLAAWGVADTPALAEFAAQ; this is translated from the coding sequence ATGGCAGACAAGCCCGTAGCCAACGCGCTGACCCTGGAGCTGGAACCGGTCGTAGAGCAGAATCTGTCGCGCCACATCGCGACCGAGGAGCTGTGGTACGCCCACGACTACGTGCCGTTCGAGAAGGGCGAGAACTTCGCCTTCCTCGGCGGCAAGGACTGGGACCCGTCGTCGGTCACGCTTCCCAAGCCCGTCACCGATGCCCTCGAGATCCTGCTCATCACGAAGGACAACCTCGCCGGGTACCACCGCGAGCTCGTCGAGCACTTCATCCTCGACGACAAGTGGGGTCGCTGGCTGGGTCGCTGGACCGCCGAGGAGCATCTCCACGCCGTCGCGCTGCGCAACTACCTGGTGGTCACCCGCGAGATCGATCCGGCGGCCAACGAGGACGTCCGCGTCGAGCACGTGATGAAGGGTTACCGCGCCGACTCGTTATCGCAGATCGAGACGCTGGTGTTCATGGCGTTCTTCGAGCGCGCCCACGCCGTGTTCTGCCGTAACCTCGCGACGCAGATCCCCGAGCCGGTGCTGCAGAAGATGGTCGGCCGCATCGCCAAGGACGAGGAACGTCACGAGGAGTTCTTCGCCAACCTCGTCGCGCACTGCCTGACCACGCAGCGGGACGAGACGATCGCCGCGATCACCAGCCGCGCCACCGCCCTCGAGCCGGTCGGCGCTGACATCGACGCCTATCAGGACAAGGTCCGAGTCGTGGCCGAGGCGGGCATCTTCGACGACGCCGCGCTGCGGAAGGTGATCTCCGATCGCCTCGCGGCCTGGGGTGTCGCGGACACTCCCGCATTGGCGGAGTTCGCCGCTCAGTAG
- a CDS encoding cation:proton antiporter has translation MTTDTAFVLTLLVLCYSVVSGLVKQWYLAPALIFVAIGMALGPFGFNVLEGDPSTSTFTVLAQLALTVILFNQAADLDVSAVVRRREVTFRLLVVGIPLAIGLGVVTALLLFPVMPVWEAVCLAAIVAPTEVALIDALLDNERIPERIRHALSAESGFYDGFALAALLAALALASERKDAALNWGAFFLRTEVVSVLVGLVIGAASGWVIGRSREHGWMSDTWAQLATLAAALVCFQVGEMLHGSGFVAAFAGGLAFAFAARRAGSRPDTHVSDAAGQLLELMVFAMFGAYAVVVGWRDANWRVVVFAIVALFAVRLIAVSVALVRSDLPARERMFIGWFGPRGIGTLVLGLLVVERGQIEQEALIVQVVAVTVSLSLVVHSLTAWPGIRWMLAGAGDRTHSAEQT, from the coding sequence GTGACGACGGACACCGCGTTCGTCCTGACGCTGTTGGTGTTGTGTTATTCGGTCGTCTCGGGGCTGGTCAAGCAGTGGTACCTGGCGCCCGCGCTGATCTTCGTCGCGATCGGAATGGCGTTGGGGCCGTTCGGCTTCAACGTGCTCGAGGGTGACCCGAGCACGTCGACGTTCACGGTGCTGGCCCAGCTGGCACTGACGGTGATCCTGTTCAACCAGGCCGCCGACCTCGACGTCTCGGCGGTGGTGCGGCGCCGCGAGGTGACGTTCCGGCTGCTGGTCGTCGGCATCCCGCTGGCCATCGGCCTCGGTGTGGTGACCGCGCTGCTGCTGTTCCCCGTGATGCCGGTGTGGGAGGCGGTGTGCCTCGCCGCGATCGTGGCGCCCACCGAGGTGGCGCTCATCGACGCATTACTCGACAACGAGCGCATCCCCGAACGGATTCGCCATGCGCTGTCCGCCGAGAGTGGCTTCTACGACGGCTTCGCCCTGGCAGCGCTCTTGGCGGCGCTGGCGCTGGCGTCCGAACGCAAGGACGCCGCGCTGAACTGGGGCGCGTTCTTCCTGCGCACCGAGGTGGTGTCCGTGCTCGTCGGCCTCGTCATCGGCGCGGCCAGCGGTTGGGTGATCGGCAGATCGCGGGAACACGGTTGGATGAGCGACACCTGGGCTCAGCTCGCCACACTCGCCGCTGCGCTGGTGTGCTTCCAAGTGGGAGAGATGTTGCACGGCAGCGGTTTCGTGGCGGCCTTCGCGGGCGGTCTCGCGTTCGCGTTCGCCGCCCGGCGCGCGGGTTCGCGTCCGGACACCCACGTGTCCGACGCCGCCGGGCAGCTTCTCGAGCTGATGGTGTTCGCGATGTTCGGTGCCTACGCGGTGGTGGTCGGCTGGCGTGACGCGAACTGGCGGGTGGTGGTCTTCGCCATCGTCGCGCTGTTCGCGGTGCGGCTCATCGCGGTGTCGGTGGCCCTCGTCCGCAGCGATCTGCCCGCGCGCGAGCGGATGTTCATCGGTTGGTTCGGGCCTCGGGGCATCGGCACGCTCGTCCTCGGCCTGCTCGTCGTCGAGCGCGGCCAGATCGAGCAGGAAGCGTTGATCGTCCAGGTCGTCGCCGTAACCGTCTCGCTGAGCTTGGTGGTGCACAGCCTCACGGCGTGGCCCGGGATCAGGTGGATGCTCGCGGGGGCGGGGGACCGCACCCACTCCGCCGAGCAGACGTAA
- the coaA gene encoding type I pantothenate kinase, whose translation MARTSEPSPYVEFDRSQWRSLRMSTPLKLTEDELLGLRGLGEQLDLLEVEEVYLPLARLIHLQVAARQRLFATTAEFLGEPHQNPDRPVPFVIGVAGSVAVGKSTTARVLQALLARWEHHPRVDLVTTDGFLYSNAELLRRNLMHRKGFPESYDRRALMRFVTAVKSGSDQVCAPVYSHLLYDIVPGENMVTKHPDILILEGLNVLQTGPALMVSDLFDFSVYVDARIEDIEGWYVSRFLAMRAGAFADPQSHFHHYSTLTDEQAVFAARDIWHSINRPNLIDNILPTRPRATLVLRKDSDHSINRLRLRKL comes from the coding sequence ATGGCGCGGACGAGCGAGCCGAGTCCTTACGTCGAGTTCGACCGCAGTCAGTGGCGTTCATTGCGCATGTCGACCCCGTTGAAGCTGACCGAGGACGAACTCCTGGGTCTGCGCGGCCTCGGCGAGCAACTCGATCTCCTGGAGGTCGAGGAGGTCTACCTCCCGCTGGCGCGGTTGATCCACCTTCAGGTCGCCGCCCGTCAGCGACTCTTCGCCACCACGGCCGAATTCCTTGGCGAGCCGCATCAGAACCCCGACCGTCCGGTGCCGTTCGTGATCGGCGTCGCGGGCAGCGTCGCGGTCGGGAAGTCGACCACGGCCCGCGTCCTGCAGGCACTGCTGGCCCGCTGGGAGCATCACCCCCGCGTCGATCTCGTCACCACCGACGGCTTCCTCTATTCGAACGCGGAGTTGTTGCGTCGAAACCTGATGCACCGCAAGGGTTTTCCGGAGAGCTACGACCGCCGCGCACTGATGCGATTCGTGACGGCGGTGAAGTCGGGATCGGATCAGGTGTGCGCGCCGGTCTACTCGCATCTGTTGTACGACATCGTGCCCGGCGAGAACATGGTCACCAAGCACCCGGACATCCTCATCCTCGAGGGCCTCAACGTGTTGCAGACCGGCCCGGCGCTGATGGTGTCGGACCTCTTCGACTTCTCGGTCTACGTCGACGCCCGCATCGAGGACATCGAGGGCTGGTACGTCTCACGCTTCCTGGCGATGCGGGCCGGCGCCTTCGCCGACCCGCAGTCGCACTTCCATCACTACTCGACGCTGACCGACGAGCAGGCCGTGTTCGCGGCCCGCGACATCTGGCACTCGATCAACCGGCCGAATCTGATCGACAACATCCTGCCGACGCGGCCGCGCGCCACCCTGGTGCTGCGCAAGGATTCCGACCATTCGATCAACCGGCTCCGCCTGCGCAAGCTCTAG
- a CDS encoding DUF885 domain-containing protein, with protein sequence MDKGMDATAVIREYLLLGLRFDRVEEGYVDSFTGDPALRAVVAAEPAPDPADLARQADRLIAELPGVDGLDAQRSDYVAAHLRALACAGRKFAGEDVGFVQEVHDYFDVDIVKGDPDTYREAHRKLDDSLGGTGDLADRMQAYRSGEEIPPERLEECIHAFSSALRDRVRADFALPDSETINYEIVTDKPWSGFNYYEGDFRSTVAVNADLKQQMSGLPRLVAHESYPGHHTEHCRKEAGLVHRDGQTEQTIFLVNTPQCLMAEGLADLALYAAIGPNWGAWAAEIYADLGLRFDGERAVAVSQAAAALADVRQDAALMLHDEHRDVDEVAAYLQRWQLTTEARARQSLRFLSSPLWRAYTSTYVEGYRLLRGWLDARPAEMSLTERFGRLLDEPLVPSALRA encoded by the coding sequence ATGGACAAGGGGATGGACGCCACCGCCGTCATTCGCGAGTATCTGCTTCTCGGTCTGAGGTTCGACCGGGTCGAGGAGGGTTACGTCGACTCGTTCACCGGGGACCCGGCGCTGCGGGCCGTCGTCGCGGCCGAGCCTGCCCCGGACCCCGCCGACCTCGCGAGACAGGCGGACCGGCTGATCGCCGAACTGCCCGGCGTCGACGGGCTGGATGCCCAGCGATCGGACTACGTCGCGGCACACCTGCGGGCGCTGGCATGCGCCGGCCGCAAGTTCGCGGGCGAGGACGTCGGCTTCGTCCAGGAGGTGCACGACTACTTCGACGTCGACATCGTCAAGGGTGATCCCGACACCTACCGCGAGGCACACCGCAAGCTCGACGATTCGCTCGGCGGCACGGGCGACTTGGCCGACCGGATGCAGGCCTACCGCAGTGGCGAGGAGATTCCACCGGAGCGGCTCGAGGAGTGCATCCACGCATTCTCGAGCGCCCTGCGCGACCGGGTCCGCGCCGACTTCGCGCTGCCGGACTCGGAGACGATCAACTACGAGATCGTCACAGACAAGCCATGGTCGGGCTTCAATTACTACGAGGGCGACTTCAGGTCGACGGTGGCCGTCAACGCCGACCTCAAGCAGCAGATGTCGGGCCTGCCGCGGCTGGTCGCCCACGAGTCGTATCCCGGTCATCACACCGAGCACTGCCGCAAGGAGGCCGGCCTCGTGCACCGCGATGGCCAGACCGAGCAGACGATCTTCCTGGTGAACACCCCTCAGTGCCTGATGGCCGAGGGGCTGGCCGATCTGGCGCTGTACGCGGCGATCGGGCCGAATTGGGGCGCCTGGGCGGCGGAGATCTACGCCGACCTCGGCCTGCGCTTCGACGGGGAACGCGCGGTGGCCGTCTCGCAGGCCGCGGCAGCGCTGGCCGACGTCCGGCAGGACGCGGCCCTGATGCTGCACGACGAGCACCGCGACGTCGACGAGGTCGCCGCCTACCTCCAGCGCTGGCAGCTCACCACCGAGGCGCGGGCCCGTCAGTCGCTGCGGTTCCTGTCGTCGCCGCTGTGGCGGGCCTACACCAGCACCTACGTCGAGGGTTACCGACTGTTGCGCGGTTGGCTCGATGCGCGCCCGGCGGAGATGTCGCTGACCGAACGGTTCGGAAGGTTGCTCGACGAGCCACTGGTGCCATCGGCTTTGCGCGCGTGA
- a CDS encoding class II fumarate hydratase, with translation MSADSAVEAEYRIEHDTMGEVRVPIAALWRAQTQRAVENFPISFRPLERTQIRALGLLKGACAQVNKDLGLLAPENADAIIAAAAEIADGLHDDQFPIDVFQTGSGTSSNMNANEVIASIAKANGVEVHPNDHVNMSQSSNDTFPTATHIAATEAAVRHLIPALEVLHESLGNKARQWRTVVKSGRTHLMDAVPVTLGQEFGGYARQIEAGIERVKATLPRLGELAIGGTAVGTGLNAPDGFGAKVVDVLVERTGIAELRTAADSFEAQAARDGLVEASGALKTIAVSLTKIANDVRWMGSGPLTGLGELQLPDLQPGSSIMPGKVNPVLPEAVTQVAAQVIGNDAAVTVGGLSGAFELNVYIPMMARNVLESFTLLSNVSKLFAERCIDGLIANEAHLRELAESSPSIVTPLNSAIGYEEAAKVAKEALKERKTIRQTVLDRGLIGDKLSEEELDRRLDVLKMAKVKDGD, from the coding sequence ATGTCCGCCGACAGCGCAGTCGAAGCCGAATACCGCATCGAGCACGACACCATGGGTGAGGTCCGCGTGCCGATTGCCGCGCTGTGGCGGGCCCAGACCCAGCGGGCCGTCGAGAACTTCCCGATCTCTTTCCGGCCGTTGGAGCGCACGCAGATTCGTGCCCTGGGCCTGTTGAAGGGCGCCTGTGCCCAGGTGAACAAGGATCTCGGCCTGCTGGCACCGGAGAATGCCGATGCGATCATCGCCGCGGCCGCCGAGATCGCCGACGGGCTGCACGACGACCAGTTCCCCATCGACGTCTTCCAGACCGGCTCGGGCACCAGCTCCAACATGAACGCCAACGAGGTGATCGCGTCGATCGCCAAGGCCAACGGCGTCGAGGTGCATCCCAACGACCACGTCAACATGTCGCAGAGCTCCAACGACACGTTCCCGACGGCCACTCACATCGCCGCGACGGAAGCCGCTGTGCGTCATCTGATTCCGGCCCTCGAGGTGCTGCACGAATCTCTCGGCAACAAGGCAAGGCAGTGGCGCACCGTCGTCAAGTCCGGTCGTACGCACCTGATGGACGCCGTGCCGGTGACACTGGGCCAGGAGTTCGGTGGGTACGCCCGTCAGATAGAGGCCGGGATCGAGCGCGTCAAGGCGACCCTGCCCCGGCTTGGCGAGTTGGCCATCGGCGGCACCGCCGTCGGCACCGGCCTGAACGCGCCCGACGGTTTCGGAGCGAAGGTCGTCGACGTCCTGGTCGAGCGCACGGGTATCGCCGAATTGCGTACCGCAGCCGACTCATTCGAGGCGCAGGCGGCGCGCGACGGTCTCGTCGAGGCGTCCGGCGCCCTCAAGACCATTGCCGTTTCGCTGACCAAGATCGCCAACGACGTCCGCTGGATGGGGTCCGGACCGCTCACCGGTCTCGGCGAACTGCAGCTGCCGGACCTGCAGCCGGGCAGCTCGATCATGCCGGGCAAGGTCAATCCCGTTCTCCCCGAGGCGGTAACGCAGGTCGCCGCGCAGGTGATCGGCAACGACGCTGCCGTCACCGTCGGCGGCCTGTCGGGCGCCTTTGAGCTGAACGTGTACATCCCGATGATGGCGCGCAACGTGCTCGAGTCGTTCACGCTGCTGTCGAACGTCTCGAAGCTGTTCGCCGAGAGGTGCATCGACGGCCTGATCGCCAACGAGGCGCACCTGCGTGAGCTGGCCGAGTCCTCGCCGTCGATCGTGACGCCACTCAACTCTGCGATCGGTTACGAGGAGGCCGCCAAGGTCGCCAAGGAAGCCCTCAAGGAGCGCAAGACGATTCGGCAGACGGTGCTCGACCGTGGCCTCATCGGCGACAAGCTGTCGGAGGAGGAGCTGGACAGGCGCCTCGACGTGCTGAAGATGGCGAAGGTCAAGGACGGCGACTAG
- a CDS encoding glycine hydroxymethyltransferase — protein MTADAVTNPAPALGAEYAETASAAYAAALKVIESVEPRIADATRKELADQRDSLKLIASENYASPAVLLTMGTWFSDKYAEGTIGHRFYAACQNVDTVESLAAEHARELFGAPYAYAQPHSGIDANLVAFWAILATRIEAPELAELGAKNVNDLSEADWEKLRAKLGNQRLMGMSLDAGGHLTHGFRPNISGKMFHQRSYGTDPETGLLDYAKVAAAAREFKPLILVAGYSAYPRRVNFAKMREIADEVGATFMVDMAHFAGLVAGKVFTGDEDPVPFAHVTTTTTHKSLRGPRGGLVLATEEYSAAVDKGCPMVLGGPMAHVMAAKAVAFAEARQPSFQEYAQRIADNAKALADGFLRRGARLVTGGTDNHIVLLDVTSFGLTGRQAESALLDAGVVTNRNSIPADPNGAWYTSGIRFGTPALTTRGFGPDDFDRVSELVVDVLKNTQPDGSSKAKYVVADGTTDRVLAASNELLAANPLYPGLTL, from the coding sequence ATGACCGCTGACGCCGTGACCAACCCTGCTCCCGCACTCGGTGCCGAGTATGCCGAGACGGCGAGCGCCGCCTACGCCGCCGCCCTGAAGGTCATCGAATCCGTCGAACCGCGCATCGCCGACGCGACCCGCAAAGAGCTTGCCGACCAACGCGATTCGCTGAAGCTGATCGCCAGCGAGAACTACGCGTCACCGGCCGTGCTGCTGACCATGGGGACGTGGTTCTCCGACAAGTACGCCGAAGGCACCATCGGCCACCGCTTCTACGCCGCGTGCCAGAACGTCGACACCGTCGAGTCGCTGGCCGCCGAGCACGCCCGCGAGCTATTCGGAGCCCCCTACGCCTACGCGCAGCCGCACTCCGGGATCGACGCCAACCTCGTCGCGTTCTGGGCGATTCTGGCCACCCGGATCGAGGCCCCCGAGCTCGCCGAACTCGGCGCGAAGAACGTCAACGACCTGTCCGAGGCGGACTGGGAGAAGCTGCGCGCCAAGCTCGGCAACCAGCGGCTGATGGGCATGTCGCTCGACGCGGGCGGTCACCTGACCCACGGCTTCCGGCCCAACATCTCCGGCAAGATGTTCCACCAGCGCAGCTACGGCACCGATCCGGAGACGGGCTTGCTCGACTACGCCAAGGTCGCTGCCGCCGCGCGCGAGTTCAAGCCGCTCATCCTCGTCGCCGGTTACTCCGCGTACCCGCGCCGGGTGAACTTCGCGAAGATGCGCGAGATCGCCGATGAGGTCGGCGCCACCTTCATGGTCGACATGGCCCACTTCGCCGGCCTGGTCGCGGGCAAGGTGTTCACCGGCGACGAGGATCCGGTGCCGTTTGCGCACGTCACCACTACGACGACGCACAAGTCACTGCGCGGCCCGCGCGGCGGCCTGGTGCTGGCGACCGAGGAGTACTCGGCCGCGGTCGACAAGGGTTGTCCGATGGTGCTCGGCGGCCCCATGGCGCACGTCATGGCGGCCAAGGCCGTCGCGTTCGCCGAGGCTCGCCAGCCGTCGTTCCAGGAGTACGCGCAGCGCATCGCCGACAACGCGAAGGCGCTGGCCGACGGGTTCCTCCGGCGCGGGGCCCGCCTGGTCACCGGCGGCACCGACAACCACATCGTGCTGCTCGACGTCACGTCGTTCGGACTCACCGGCCGGCAGGCGGAGTCCGCGCTGCTCGACGCCGGCGTCGTCACCAACCGCAATTCGATTCCCGCCGACCCGAACGGGGCCTGGTACACGAGCGGAATCCGCTTCGGCACCCCGGCGCTGACCACCCGCGGCTTCGGTCCCGACGACTTCGACCGCGTGTCCGAACTCGTCGTCGACGTGCTGAAGAACACCCAGCCCGACGGGTCCTCGAAGGCGAAGTACGTCGTGGCCGACGGCACCACCGACCGCGTGCTGGCGGCGTCGAACGAGCTGCTCGCCGCGAACCCGCTGTACCCGGGCCTGACGCTGTAG
- a CDS encoding PhoH family protein produces MTDSSVRTYVLDTSVLLSDPWACSRFAEHEVVVPLVVISELEAKRHHHELGWFARQALRMFDDLRLEHGRLDLPIPIGTQGGTLQIELNHSDPTVLPAGFRTGTNDARILTCAANLAAEGKLVTLVSKDIPLRVKAGAVGLPADEYHAQDVVTSGWTGMAEVDVAADEIDALFADGEIDLEEARNLPCHTGVRLLGGNSHALGRVNAEKRVQLVRGDREVFGLRGRSAEQRVALDLLLDESVGIVSLGGKAGTGKSALALCAGLEAVLERRTQRKVVVFRPLYAVGGQDLGYLPGSESEKMGPWAQAVFDTLEGLASPAVLDEVHARGMLEVLPLTHIRGRSLHDSFVIVDEAQSLERNVLLTVLSRLGAGSRVVLTHDVAQRDNLRVGRHDGVAAVIEKLKGHPLFAHITLLRSERSPIAALVTEMLEEFSPGALP; encoded by the coding sequence GTGACCGATTCGTCCGTTCGGACCTATGTGTTGGACACCTCTGTGTTGCTGTCCGATCCCTGGGCGTGCAGCCGCTTCGCCGAACACGAGGTGGTCGTCCCGCTCGTGGTCATCAGCGAACTAGAAGCCAAACGACACCATCACGAGCTGGGCTGGTTCGCGCGGCAGGCACTGCGGATGTTCGACGATCTGCGCCTCGAACACGGACGTCTCGATCTCCCCATTCCCATTGGCACCCAAGGCGGCACGCTGCAGATCGAGCTCAACCACAGCGATCCGACGGTGCTTCCCGCTGGCTTCCGCACCGGCACCAACGACGCGCGGATCCTCACTTGTGCGGCCAACCTCGCCGCCGAGGGCAAGCTCGTCACCCTGGTCAGCAAGGACATCCCGCTCCGCGTCAAGGCGGGTGCGGTCGGGCTGCCCGCCGACGAGTACCACGCCCAAGACGTCGTGACGTCGGGCTGGACGGGGATGGCCGAGGTCGACGTCGCCGCCGACGAGATCGACGCGCTGTTCGCCGACGGCGAGATCGACCTCGAGGAAGCCCGAAACCTGCCGTGCCACACCGGTGTTCGGCTTCTGGGCGGCAACTCGCACGCCCTGGGTCGGGTCAACGCCGAGAAGCGGGTGCAGTTGGTCCGTGGTGATCGCGAGGTGTTCGGCCTCCGGGGAAGGTCAGCCGAACAACGCGTGGCACTCGATCTCCTGCTCGACGAGTCGGTGGGCATCGTCTCGCTCGGCGGCAAGGCGGGCACCGGAAAGTCGGCACTCGCGCTGTGTGCCGGTCTCGAGGCCGTGCTGGAGCGCCGCACGCAGCGCAAGGTCGTCGTCTTCCGGCCGCTGTACGCCGTCGGCGGCCAGGATCTGGGCTATCTGCCGGGTAGCGAGAGCGAGAAGATGGGGCCCTGGGCGCAAGCCGTCTTCGACACCCTGGAGGGGCTCGCCAGTCCCGCCGTGCTGGACGAGGTGCACGCCCGCGGCATGCTCGAGGTGTTGCCGCTGACCCACATCCGCGGTCGCTCCCTGCACGATTCGTTCGTGATCGTGGACGAGGCGCAATCGCTGGAACGCAACGTCCTGCTGACCGTGCTGTCGCGGTTGGGTGCCGGCTCGCGGGTGGTCCTCACCCATGACGTCGCCCAGCGCGACAACCTGCGCGTCGGCAGGCACGACGGTGTCGCAGCCGTCATCGAGAAGCTGAAGGGACACCCGCTGTTCGCCCACATCACGCTGCTGCGCAGCGAGCGGTCGCCGATCGCCGCGCTGGTCACCGAGATGTTGGAGGAATTCAGCCCCGGCGCGCTGCCGTGA
- the glpX gene encoding class II fructose-bisphosphatase, whose product MTPSDDLRASGSSSPDGLRASGSSSRREAPDRNLALELVRVTEAGAMAAGRWVGRGDKEGGDGAAVDAMRELVNSVSMRGVVVIGEGEKDNAPMLYNGEEVGNGDGPDCDFAVDPVDGTTLMAKGMPNAIAVLAVAERGAMFDPSAVFYMNKIAVGPDCVDVLDITAPIGENIRRVAKVRKSSVADITVCVLDRPRHNQLMADVRDAGARIRLISDGDVAGAIAACRPGSGTDMLAGIGGTPEGIITAAAIRCMGGAIQAVLAPTDDAERQKALDAGHDLDKVLHTEDLVSGENVFFSATGVTDGDLLQGVRYFGGGCTTQSIVMRSKSGTVRMIEAYHRLTKLNEYSAVDFTGDVTAAYPLP is encoded by the coding sequence ATGACGCCTTCTGACGATCTTCGTGCAAGCGGCTCATCCTCACCCGATGGTCTTCGCGCAAGCGGCTCATCCTCCCGACGCGAAGCCCCCGATCGCAACCTCGCACTCGAGTTGGTGCGCGTCACCGAGGCGGGTGCGATGGCGGCAGGTCGCTGGGTCGGCCGCGGCGACAAGGAGGGCGGTGACGGAGCGGCCGTCGACGCCATGCGCGAGCTGGTCAACTCCGTGTCGATGCGTGGCGTCGTGGTGATCGGCGAGGGCGAGAAGGACAACGCCCCCATGCTCTACAACGGCGAGGAGGTCGGCAACGGCGACGGGCCGGACTGCGACTTCGCCGTCGATCCGGTCGACGGAACGACGCTGATGGCCAAGGGCATGCCGAACGCCATCGCCGTGCTCGCGGTGGCCGAACGCGGCGCGATGTTCGACCCGTCGGCGGTGTTCTACATGAACAAGATCGCCGTGGGACCGGACTGCGTCGACGTTCTCGACATCACCGCACCGATCGGGGAGAACATCCGCCGCGTCGCCAAGGTGCGCAAGTCCTCGGTCGCCGACATCACGGTGTGCGTGCTCGACCGGCCCCGGCACAACCAGCTCATGGCCGACGTCCGCGATGCCGGCGCCCGAATCCGGCTGATCTCCGACGGTGACGTGGCGGGTGCCATCGCGGCCTGTCGCCCCGGTTCGGGCACCGACATGCTGGCGGGCATCGGCGGCACGCCGGAGGGCATCATCACCGCCGCGGCCATCCGCTGCATGGGCGGTGCCATCCAGGCCGTGCTCGCGCCCACCGACGACGCCGAACGCCAGAAGGCGCTCGACGCCGGACACGACCTCGACAAGGTGCTGCACACCGAGGATCTGGTGTCGGGCGAGAACGTGTTCTTCTCCGCCACCGGCGTGACCGACGGCGACCTGCTGCAAGGCGTTCGCTACTTCGGCGGCGGCTGCACGACGCAGTCGATCGTCATGCGCAGCAAGTCCGGAACGGTCCGGATGATCGAGGCCTATCACCGGCTGACGAAGCTCAACGAGTACTCCGCAGTGGACTTCACGGGTGACGTGACCGCCGCGTACCCGTTGCCGTAG